A stretch of DNA from Schizosaccharomyces osmophilus chromosome 2, complete sequence:
CTGAAACTCTTGCTTTAAGTTTTGAGAGAGAATCctctttggaaaacagTAGTACAGCATCGCCAGAACAAACGTTATCACCTATCGATGAATTAAACTCCAATAAACATTACAGACCGAATTATGGACGTCGAAATGCACAGTTTACTCCAAGGTGCTGGAAATTGCTTATTGAACTGATCCGAGAAACTATGGAAACATCAAACTTAACCTTTGAAGATGCAAGAGAATCCCTTTGGAAATCAAGGCGTATACCAAAAATATTTCAGAAAGTAATTGTTCACTTTCGTACGTTCTTCAGTCTATCAAAACAACGTTAACCAATATCGAAATCTTTAGGGGTCGAAATACCAGGTATAACCAGAAGGACTCTGCATCGTCATCTTCGAGGATATTTTCACGTTCCTGGTTTCTCCCAGTTTGGCTATGTGGATTCAAATATATCTGGAACTTGGGGTGTAAAAGAAGCAGAATTGGTTGAGACTCATATAACCCGTTTCCAAGAGGTAAATACTTCAGCTTTACTTTCTCCTTTAATATTCTTCTAATATATTAACAGGAAAAAAATCTCTCCGAGCACGAGTTTTGTGAATTGATTTGGGCTAATGATTATACAATGGAAATCGATCAGCTGTATAATACAATAGGTAAGTTGAtgcatttgttttgttttattgattAATTCGTTGCTAGTGGATGAACTTGAACGAGATAAAAAAAGTGTTCAAGGTTTTGTTCGCCGAAAATATTACCCTTTTTTGCATAGAAACTCTTGGACGTTAGAGGAAGAGGAACAATTGAAAAGGTACAATTATATACTCCAAGACAGAATGTAATCGATATACTGACAAAAGCAGCCTTGTCAAGACCCACGGTAAGTTATGGTCAAAAATTGGTCAAATTCTCAATCGACGTCCCATGCAGTGTCGAGATCATTGGCGAGATTATATTCAGTGTGGAAGCGTTCGTCATTCTCCTTGGACAGAAGATGAGTCCAAAAGACTCTTAGCATTCGTGTCGGAATGCAAACAGCAATCTTCCCTAATACCAATTCAGTGGGAACTTATTGCCAAAAAGCTCAAAAACAGACATAGACATCATTGCAAATCGAGATTCTATTCCCTTCTGAAGAGTACTTCTGATAAAGAACTCTTGTTTTATCCGGGTGATAATATATGGATGATACAAAGGTAATGAAAGACAGACTGATTCACAAAGCGAGACGAAAAAAGGTAATAGGGTGATACTAACAGTTTAAGGATCAAAGAAATGGGCatcgaaaaagaagaactgATTGATTGGAATCAGATATCAGACCTTTCAGGCCAATTTTGGACTTCAAAAGCTTGCGCGAagcaattcaaaaagataaaaaaatgctTATTTGTGAACAATAAAGATATCTTTCCTGGTAAGTACCTTTTGTTAGTGATTTTAATTTCATCTAACGTGGATTCAGTTTTGATTCAGAGATTACTAGACGTGTTTCAATGTGCCGAGTCTGAAAACTTACCTTCTCATCTATACATGAACCAAAATGCTCCTTTCCCTGGTTCTTATAACGCTTAAGAAGAGTTCGACGTTCTATAGGCAATCTATATTTTCTTGCTTGCTTACACGACCATAAGCAAATAAATCGAATTTCTCCATTTTCACTATTTTATTCATAATagatatataaaatatataaataaataaccTTTCTATCTTGGGAAGCGTTCTTTTAACTtaataaagataaaaacaaaaagtggAGACGCCGGGAATCGAACCCGGGACCTTTTCAAGTTGCGAATTATGCGAATGAAACGTTATACCCCTAAACCACATCCCCAATTGTATGTTTGTAGAAAATTTATGCCATATATATAGACACGCTATTTAAACATACACACTGTAATTTGTAGCATAAAAATGAGAAGGATGGGCAAGTTACTAGGGCTATTTAGAGTGGAATTTTTTCTAGAACAATGTAAGGAATttttagagaaaaaaaaaacagaaagacTTTCTTTCTAGTGCCAAATTCTATGGCGGTATTCATTGAAAGCAAGGATCGGCGAAACGACAACTAGCATCGCTTGCCTTTTGCATTTCGtaagaaaaacgaaaaaaataaattctaACATCCATTGTTTGTTGATACGTTCTgattttactttgtttttcttttttcatttcatctTTGCTAAAACAAAGTCCAAACGATGCTTTAATGTATTTAAAGTTGCGAGATATTTCACCACCAAAACACCCGAAAATCACCATCAAAGAATGTTCAGTCATATAACTTCCGATCTCAGTTGCATACGTTGTAATATTAgtcattttttaatttaataatttttttcatctatACATTGTTGAATTTGCATTGGAATTGATTATCCTCATTGGTATGGCGCCTCCTGTTCCCCAGGTTCCAAAAAAACCTATTGGAAGGTATCGACCTAGACAAGATGATCTAGAGGAAAGTGCAAgtgattcttcttcaagtgaatatgaagaagaacctCTTTCTCCTCCTGCAGCTTCGGCTCCTCCTGCTGAATCTGTCCCAAATAACAAGTCTAAAGATGTCCAACCATCATTAGCACAAGCTGTGAGAGTACCACCGAAACCGCAAATTCCTTCTAGTTTTGAAAGGTCCAATTTAGATAACGAGTCTGCATCAGAATATGAAAcggatgaagaagaatcagcGACAATGCCCAACCATGATGAcgcagaagaagaaagcgAATCGGAAACTAGCTCTGGATCTGAAGATTCTGACGAAGATGAAATGGACCGTAGGAGACAACTTTTGCTTACTGCACCGAAGTTTGTCGGTAAAGGCACGAAAAGTCAAACGAAAGCCGACAATTCCTCAGAGAATATAGAAAAGGATCGCAAGCAACTATCTCAAAAGATTCTAGAAGAGACAATacagaaagaaatgaaacaaagggaaatggaaaaaacgAACGAATTGTTAAAAGATGTCGACGATACAGATGGGTTAGACCCACAAAGCGAATACGAAGCTTGGCAAGTAAGAAGTTTACGAAGGAAGAAGCGTGATAAGGAAAATCTTTTGGctcttgaaaaagaaagaatgtcGATAGAGGAAAGACGCTTAATGGATCCcgaagaaagagaaaaattggatagacaagaagctgaagaaagCCGccaaggaaagaaaaagaaaccagtTCAGTTTCTACAAAAGTTTTACCACAGAGGTGCATTTTATCAAGACCAAGACATTGTTCGAAATCGAGACTACTCTGAAGCAGCCGAAGGTGAAATCCAGCACAAAGAAACTTTACCCAAAGCCATGCAAGTTCGTGGAAATACGTTTGGTATGGCTGGACAAACAAGATGGACTCACTTGGCAAACGAAGATACCAGTAAAACTGGATCTGCTTGGAGTAACCCAAAGAATCCCCTGGTTCACAAAACTTTACAACGCTTAGGTGGCCTACATTCCGACGAGTTACCcaaaaagaggaagaagtaCTAGAGCATCCcaactgaaaaaaaattaattaatCCTCTATAAACTGTATAATATGATTCTTCTTAtgccttttgtttacacttCCAAGCTTGTGCATTACCCTTCCCGGGTCTATGTATATGGCAGACCCTGAATTTTGAGAACTTCCTAACTTGAGGTTATTTCCTCAAATCTATAAAATAATCAATATGCTGAAACGAAGCCCGCTTTCAACACtaataaaaggaattaGTAGTCTTTCCATGAGAAGCCCGATTCCAATTTGGCATGTATCTGCTTCTCCGGTCATTACTCCCAAGTACAATATACCTACAGTTCCGACAACTTCGCATGTTTCTCACAGGCGTATGTTTTATTGACTTGCTTTCTAAAATTATACTAACATTCGATGAAGAGATTGCTCGCGCCAACTTTTTCGCTGGGTACAGACCTTTAGCTCCTAGCGACGTTTCAAAACCCGAATCAGTGCCTGATACAAATCTTTTCTCTATAAAACAGGTGGGCAACGATTCCCAAAAGTCTGACGAGTATGTTTTGTCAATGGAAAATGGCGTACTCCACGCCCAAGCTCTCTCTCCAACAGGTAAAGTTACAGAATCTCTTCCTGTCCGTATATCCTCTCAAGTATGGGAGCAACTCTGCGATACTATAATATCCACTACTCCTATAAGCTTGACGAGCGTGAAACGGAAAAGGAAGCTGAAGATGAACAAGCATAAGTACAAAAAGCGTATGAGAAAACAACGAGCCTTGCGTAAACGCTTGGGTAAATAAACGGTgttattccttttttgacCTTCTTTTACGTTGCCATGGCAAAAATACTTACATGCATATAATTACATGTTTTGAGTGGAATAAATGATCAAGTTTTATTGTGTATACAAAGGATTGAAAGCTGTGGTGCTATCTTTGTTGTAGACGCCAGCTAGATCTCAAGTCCGTTATTGAGACTTCTGGTGATTTACTTGGCTTTCCAGCAAATTTCGTATTTTGGTTAATTTTCTGAACGATAACACACAGTTATAACCCTATGTTCATGTCGTTGCCGGTTTTTCCTAAGATACTCAATACAGTGAATAGCAATTCAAAATCCGTCATATTCTAGTAAACTTCTTTTAGACAAAGAATGAAGTAGTAGCCTCTTAAAGCTAAATCGAAGCAAAAAGTGAAGAGTAAATTGCTTCTTGGCTTCTGTCAGAAGGAAGGAAGGATGTAAAGTGACCCAGAACAAGATGTCGTAGTGCGTCTTCTAGCAAAGTGAACAATCTCCCAAAATTCATATCCAAAAGATGCATTGAGCATAGAATGACAAGTGCGACTTCAGAATTCGGATTCCATTAGGAATCCTTCTTACAACTACTGCGAATGGTAGGAATTAATGTTGTTTTCTAGAGTCAAGGCTTGGAATAGCATCTGGTAGAACCAAATAGTACCCTCACTAATCACCTTTTGTAAATGGCCCTGTTGGTCTCTACTTCAAACTTCACAACGTATCAAacataaagaatgaatagTTCCTGTGAAAAACCACTGTAGAAACTTGCAACATGGTTACCACCATCAGAGCATCCGTTTTCTCGAAGGGAAACGCAATCGAAGGGAAATTAGCAGATCTCTTACGCAAATTtacatttgttttattcaaaagcaattgaatAACAAGAATACTACTTTCTTGAATCGAA
This window harbors:
- the rtf1 gene encoding DNA replication termination factor Rtf1, producing the protein MYVYGEQSITGDLLEAEETNTEDGGFNFSDEDHPESYSPEAETLALSFERESSLENSSTASPEQTLSPIDELNSNKHYRPNYGRRNAQFTPRCWKLLIELIRETMETSNLTFEDARESLWKSRRIPKIFQKVIVHFRVEIPGITRRTLHRHLRGYFHVPGFSQFGYVDSNISGTWGVKEAELVETHITRFQEEKNLSEHEFCELIWANDYTMEIDQLYNTIVDELERDKKSVQGFVRRKYYPFLHRNSWTLEEEEQLKSLVKTHGKLWSKIGQILNRRPMQCRDHWRDYIQCGSVRHSPWTEDESKRLLAFVSECKQQSSLIPIQWELIAKKLKNRHRHHCKSRFYSLLKSTSDKELLFYPGDNIWMIQRIKEMGIEKEELIDWNQISDLSGQFWTSKACAKQFKKIKKCLFVNNKDIFPVLIQRLLDVFQCAESENLPSHLYMNQNAPFPGSYNA
- the cox24 gene encoding mitochondrial mRNA processing protein Cox24/Pet20, producing MLKRSPLSTLIKGISSLSMRSPIPIWHVSASPVITPKYNIPTVPTTSHVSHRQIARANFFAGYRPLAPSDVSKPESVPDTNLFSIKQVGNDSQKSDEYVLSMENGVLHAQALSPTGKVTESLPVRISSQVWEQLCDTIISTTPISLTSVKRKRKLKMNKHKYKKRMRKQRALRKRLGK
- the saf3 gene encoding splicing associated factor Saf3: MAPPVPQVPKKPIGRYRPRQDDLEESASDSSSSEYEEEPLSPPAASAPPAESVPNNKSKDVQPSLAQAVRVPPKPQIPSSFERSNLDNESASEYETDEEESATMPNHDDAEEESESETSSGSEDSDEDEMDRRRQLLLTAPKFVGKGTKSQTKADNSSENIEKDRKQLSQKILEETIQKEMKQREMEKTNELLKDVDDTDGLDPQSEYEAWQVRSLRRKKRDKENLLALEKERMSIEERRLMDPEEREKLDRQEAEESRQGKKKKPVQFLQKFYHRGAFYQDQDIVRNRDYSEAAEGEIQHKETLPKAMQVRGNTFGMAGQTRWTHLANEDTSKTGSAWSNPKNPLVHKTLQRLGGLHSDELPKKRKKY